The proteins below are encoded in one region of Syngnathus acus chromosome 2, fSynAcu1.2, whole genome shotgun sequence:
- the dnajc22 gene encoding dnaJ homolog subfamily C member 22: MVKRVTAAYALWALGGPFGLHHFYLGRDSHGLLWLLTLGGFGFGWIRDLIRIPAYVCEANRDAKTQNRMYYNALPPPVNPVRFVGQVCVGIYFGLVALIGLRSLAFFHLIVLPLCVGAGVHLVSTVGQQTSDLPKTLTASLITAPIFYGSTLAPLPISLAASVTAAQYRRYKRARSAQPLGLRLCMLSLAWLAFSAPLAYCVLHNTTATLYYLSDCVTALLDMFWFFPWLRGALEYILLMPYRFLCVVTGGDYYEEAWKKMLEILLLKDYTEEEKKALKVLSLEAQASLEEITRGYRELAKTWHPDHNPSKDAEATFIKIHKAYRVLLRRHRPFR; the protein is encoded by the exons ATGGTGAAACGCGTCACGGCCGCCTACGCCCTGTGGGCGCTCGGTGGTCCTTTTGGCCTTCACCATTTCTATTTGGGGCGGGACAGCCACGGCCTGTTATGGCTCCTAACCCTGGGAGGTTTCGGTTTCGGCTGGATCCGAGACCTGATACGTATTCCGGCGTACGTGTGTGAAGCCAACCGAGACGCCAAGACGCAGAATCGAATGTACTACAACGCGCTCCCTCCCCCAGTAAACCCAGTTCGCTTTGTCGGCCAGGTGTGTGTTGGGATCTACTTTGGCTTGGTGGCGCTGATTGGGCTGCGCTCCCtggctttcttccacttgATTGTTCTGCCTTTGTGTGTGGGCGCAGGGGTGCACCTGGTGTCCACCGTGGGCCAGCAAACCTCCGATCTCCCCAAAACGCTCACAGCTAGTCTCATAACTGCCCCGATATTCTATGGCAGCACTCTCGCCCCTCTGcccattagcttggcggctaGTGTCACGGCCGCACAGTACCGCAGGTACAAGAGAGCGAGGAGCGCCCAGCCACTCG GTTTGCGGCTTTGCATGCTGAGTCTGGCTTGGCTGGCCTTCTCGGCTCCGTTGGCATATTGCGTCCTCCATAACACCACGGCCACGTTGTATTACCTGTCGGACTGCGTGACGGCGCTGCTGGATATGTTCTGGTTCTTCCCTTGGCTCCGAGGCGCTTTGGAGTACATTCTTTTAATGCCGTATCGCTTCCTGTGCGTCGTGACTGGAGGAGACTATTATGAAGAGGCCTGGAAGAAGATGCTGGAAATATTACTGCTCAAAGACTACacggaagaggaaaaaaaggcgCTGAAG GTTTTATCGCTGGAAGCACAAGCATCTCTTGAGGAGATAACACGTGGTTATAGGGAGCTTGCCAAGACTTGGCACCCGGATCACAACCCCAGCAAGGATGCCGAAGCCACGTTTATCAAGATCCACAAGGCGTATCGGGTTCTTCTACGGCGCCACAGGCCCTTCAGATAG
- the ikzf4 gene encoding zinc finger protein Eos: MMQASGESMNADDCNGCAHSSGNEPEPSTDSTNGQRTLTRRSHAEKPVEVEPRAEEKSPPSPNRAEPTEDGGARHTGLGAGNLYGESAASKSASPGPVRLPNGKFQCDVCGIICIGPNVLMVHKRSHTGERPFQCNQCGASFTQKGNLLRHIKLHSGEKPFKCPICNYACRRRDALAGHLRTHAVSSPLGGKPFKCIYCSRSYKQQSTLEDHFDRCHTFLKNQDHKAAVNSKRLQQDDQSLNLETMAERTLDTSSGKAQFADRLAVSITKRKRSTPQKFLADKRIHLEVPCDLSSGSEREGEQPKPQDVAFDPAFSCELRAILGSANRKVPPQGAPGGLSLPPLGPPSQEAGEGCDGLPSLHSHATSPDGCPDSTDTESTAEDLSARAAVQTRTSNNNQHLHYQSLALPYGLSGLGPEWERVCPSPPASAKRGVGAPLPSGEKLRVLDRDGRPVRCFHCRHCRILFLDHVMFTIHMGCHGFRRPFECNICGHCSRDRYEFSSHMSRGEHRLA; encoded by the exons ATG ATGCAGGCATCTGGCGAAAGCATGAATGCTGACGACTGCAACGGATGCGCTCACTCGTCAGGCAACGAGCCCGAGCCGTCGACGGACAGCACAAACGGTCAACGGACCTTGACTCGTCGCTCCCACGCGG AAAAGCCCGTCGAGGTGGAGCCGCGCGCTGAAGAAAAATCGCCGCCGTCACCCAACCGAGCGGAGCCGACGGAGGACGGCGGCGCCAGGCACACGGGGCTCGGGGCGGGGAATCTTTACGGGGAGTCGGCCGCTTCCAAAAGCGCTTCGCCCGGACCCGTCCGACTTCCCAACGGAAAGTTCCAATGCGACGTGTGCGGGATTATTTGCATCGGACCCAATGTGCTGATGGTGCACAAGCGAAGCCATACAG GCGAGAGGCCTTTCCAATGTAACCAGTGCGGCGCTTCCTTCACCCAGAAGGGCAACTTGTTACGTCACATCAAGTTGCATTCCGGAGAGAAACCCTTCAAGTGCCCCATTTGCAACTACGCTTGCCGGAGGAGGGACGCCCTCGCCGGACATCTGCGCACACATGCAg TTTCTTCGCCACTTGGGGGAAAGCCTTTCAAGTGCATCTACTGTAGTCGCAGCTACAAACAGCAGAGCACATTGGAGGACCATTTCGACCGCTGCCACACTTTTCTCAAGAACCAGGACCATAAGGCAGCGGTCAACTCCAAGAGACTACAGCAAG ATGATCAGTCTCTGAATTTGGAGACGATGGCTGAACGCACATTGGACACGTCCAGCGGGAAAGCCCAGTTTGCGGATAGATTAGCAGTTAGCATCACCAAGCGCAAGAGGTCAACGCCACAGAAGTTTCTGG CTGACAAGCGCATCCATCTCGAAGTCCCGTGTGACTTGTCGTCCGGTTCCGAGAGGGAAGGGGAGCAACCGAAGCCCCAAGACGTCGCGTTTGATCCCGCCTTCTCGTGTGAGCTGCGCGCCATCCTGGGCTCCGCTAACAGAAAGGTGCCGCCTCAAGGAGCCCCGGGCGGACTCTCGCTGCCGCCTCTCGGCCCGCCCTCTCAAGAAGCAGGCGAAGGCTGCGACGGTCTGCCTTCGCTTCACAGCCACGCGACCTCACCCGACGGATGTCCCGACTCGACAGATACGGAGAGCACAGCGGAAGACCTCAGCGCCAGGGCTGCGGTCCAAACACGTACCTCGAACAACAACCAGCACCTCCACTACCAGAGCCTGGCGCTGCCCTACGGCCTTTCCGGCCTCGGCCCGGAATGGGAGCGAGTGTGCCCTTCCCCTCCCGCCTCGGCCAAGAGGGGCGTGGGCGCACCGCTCCCGTCCGGCGAGAAATTGCGGGTGTTGGACAGGGACGGACGCCCCGTGCGCTGCTTCCACTGCCGCCACTGCCGCATCCTCTTCCTGGATCACGTCATGTTCACCATCCACATGGGTTGCCACGGCTTCCGCCGGCCCTTCGAGTGCAACATCTGCGGCCACTGCAGCCGGGACCGCTACGAGTTTTCCTCGCACATGAGTCGAGGAGAGCACCGGCTGGCCTGA